From Streptomyces sp. NBC_01754, a single genomic window includes:
- the serC gene encoding phosphoserine transaminase, protein MADIQIPADIKPADGRFGAGPSKVRTEALDALAATGTSLLGTSHRQAPVKNLVGEVRDGVRSLFSLPEGYEVILGNGGSTAFWDIATHGLIENKSQHLSFGEFSSKFAKAAKLAPWLADPTVIASDPGTHPDPVAEAGVDVYALTHNETSTGVAAPVERVAGADEGALVLVDATSGAGGLPVDVSETDVYYFAPQKSFASDGGLWIGVFSPAALERAARIHASGRHVPEFFSLPTAIDNSLKNQTYNTPALSTLFLLNEQLKWLNSRGGLDFATGRTAASSQALYGWAEDSKYATPFVTDPAKRSQVIGTIDFEEGVDAAAVAKALRANGVVDTEPYRKLGRNQLRVAMFPAIDPADVQALTACIDHVIDKL, encoded by the coding sequence GTGGCCGACATCCAGATTCCCGCTGACATCAAGCCCGCCGACGGCCGTTTCGGCGCCGGACCCTCCAAGGTGCGGACGGAGGCGCTCGACGCGCTCGCCGCCACGGGCACCTCCCTCCTCGGTACGTCCCACCGCCAGGCCCCGGTCAAGAACCTGGTCGGCGAGGTACGTGACGGCGTGCGCAGCCTCTTCTCCCTCCCCGAGGGCTACGAGGTGATCCTGGGCAACGGCGGTTCCACCGCCTTCTGGGACATCGCGACGCACGGGCTCATCGAGAACAAGTCCCAGCACCTGAGCTTCGGTGAGTTCTCCTCCAAGTTCGCCAAGGCGGCGAAGCTCGCCCCGTGGCTGGCCGACCCGACCGTGATCGCCTCCGACCCCGGCACCCACCCGGACCCGGTGGCGGAGGCGGGCGTCGACGTCTACGCCCTCACCCACAACGAGACCTCCACCGGTGTCGCCGCCCCGGTCGAGCGGGTCGCGGGCGCCGACGAGGGCGCGCTCGTCCTGGTCGACGCCACGTCCGGCGCGGGCGGCCTGCCGGTCGACGTCTCCGAGACGGACGTCTACTACTTCGCCCCGCAGAAGTCCTTCGCCTCCGACGGCGGTCTGTGGATCGGTGTGTTCTCCCCGGCGGCCCTGGAGCGCGCGGCGCGGATCCACGCCTCCGGCCGGCACGTCCCGGAGTTCTTCTCGCTGCCCACGGCGATCGACAACTCACTGAAGAACCAGACGTACAACACCCCGGCGCTGTCCACCCTCTTCCTGCTGAACGAGCAGCTGAAGTGGCTGAACTCCCGGGGCGGCCTGGACTTCGCGACCGGCCGCACGGCCGCCTCCTCCCAGGCGCTGTACGGCTGGGCCGAGGACTCCAAGTACGCCACCCCGTTCGTCACCGACCCGGCGAAGCGCTCGCAGGTCATCGGCACGATCGACTTCGAGGAAGGCGTCGACGCGGCGGCCGTCGCCAAGGCGCTCCGCGCCAACGGCGTCGTGGACACCGAGCCGTACCGCAAGCTGGGCCGCAACCAGCTGCGTGTGGCGATGTTCCCGGCGATCGACCCGGCGGACGTCCAGGCCCTGACGGCGTGCATCGACCACGTGATCGACAAGCTGTAA
- a CDS encoding cytochrome P450 family protein, which produces MTATTAEPTGAAEQERIVLDRFVTDLDGESARLYAAGPLAEVELPGGVPVYAITHYAEAKAALTDSRLVKDIDVWGAWQRGEIPRDWPLIGLVNPGRTMLTADGAEHRRLRGLVAQALTARRVERLRTGIEARTKVLLDRLAVRPAGETVDLKAEFAYPLPMNVISELMGVDSADLPRMKTLFDKFFSNQTPPAEVPQTMAAIHTLFSRILDEKKRSPADDLTGALLTASENGDHLTDDEILNTLKLIIAAGHETTISLIVNAVVALETHPEQRRAVLAGEVGWDSVIEETLRWSAPTSHILIRFATEDIEVGDRVLPKGEGTMISFAALSRDEKQWGPTATDFDVTRSPNRHISFGHGPHVCPGAALSRLEAAVALPALYERFPDLALAVAPSELRNKPIVTQNDLYELPVTLG; this is translated from the coding sequence ATGACCGCGACCACCGCAGAACCGACCGGCGCCGCCGAGCAGGAGCGCATCGTCCTGGACCGGTTCGTCACCGATCTCGACGGGGAGAGCGCCCGGCTGTACGCGGCGGGCCCGCTCGCCGAGGTCGAACTGCCGGGCGGTGTACCGGTCTACGCGATCACTCACTACGCCGAGGCGAAGGCGGCGCTCACCGACAGCCGCCTGGTGAAGGACATCGACGTCTGGGGCGCCTGGCAGCGCGGTGAGATCCCCCGGGACTGGCCGCTGATCGGCCTGGTCAACCCGGGCCGCACCATGCTCACCGCGGACGGCGCCGAGCACCGGCGGCTGCGCGGACTGGTCGCCCAGGCCCTGACGGCCCGCCGGGTGGAACGTCTGCGCACCGGGATCGAGGCCCGTACGAAGGTGCTGCTGGACCGGCTCGCGGTACGCCCGGCGGGCGAGACGGTGGACCTCAAGGCCGAGTTCGCTTACCCGCTGCCGATGAACGTGATCAGCGAGCTGATGGGCGTCGACTCCGCCGACCTGCCCCGGATGAAGACGCTCTTCGACAAGTTCTTCTCCAACCAGACCCCGCCGGCCGAGGTCCCGCAGACCATGGCGGCCATCCACACGCTGTTCTCGCGGATCCTCGACGAGAAGAAGCGGTCCCCGGCCGACGACCTCACCGGGGCGCTGCTCACCGCCTCCGAGAACGGTGACCACCTCACCGACGACGAGATCCTCAACACCCTGAAGCTGATCATCGCCGCCGGGCACGAGACCACGATCAGCCTGATCGTGAACGCCGTCGTGGCCCTGGAGACCCACCCGGAGCAGCGCCGGGCGGTGCTGGCCGGCGAGGTGGGCTGGGACAGCGTGATCGAGGAGACGCTGCGCTGGTCGGCGCCGACGTCGCACATCCTGATCCGGTTCGCCACGGAGGACATCGAGGTCGGCGACCGCGTCCTGCCGAAGGGCGAAGGCACCATGATCTCGTTCGCCGCGCTCAGCCGCGACGAGAAGCAGTGGGGCCCCACAGCGACGGACTTCGACGTCACCCGCTCCCCCAACCGGCACATCTCCTTCGGGCACGGCCCGCACGTCTGCCCGGGCGCGGCCCTGTCCCGGCTGGAGGCCGCCGTCGCGCTGCCCGCGCTGTACGAGCGGTTCCCGGACCTGGCGCTGGCCGTCGCCCCCTCCGAGCTGCGGAACAAGCCGATCGTGACCCAGAACGACCTGTACGAGCTCCCCGTCACCCTGGGCTGA
- a CDS encoding cytochrome P450 yields MTQCPHAAGTASGPVDLSSPRFQAEPVELYRAIRREHGAVAPIVLPGDIPAWLVVGYRELHQLTSDPALFSRDSQLWNQWPRIPADWPLMPMISREQPSILYTVGERHSRRSAVISGALEAEDPFGLKQHTEVFADELIDAFSTTGTTELIASYAMKLPVRVLAKLFGFGDEKGPALVTAMNDMINGGPDALTGQRHIATSVFQLVAERRAEPGDDVASRMLADTSGFTDEEVARDLMVMMAAGHQPTADWIGNSLRLMLTDDRFAASLSGGRHSVAEAMNEVLWEDTPSQNIAGRWATRDTHLGGRLIKAGDLLVLSLAGANSDPQVRTDGTVLTGGNNAFFSFGHGEHRCPFPAQEIAETVARTAIEVILDRLPDVDLAVPAEQLARRPSPWLRGLRELPVRFTPTPALGGQR; encoded by the coding sequence GTGACCCAGTGCCCGCACGCGGCAGGTACCGCCTCCGGTCCCGTAGACCTCTCCAGCCCGCGGTTCCAGGCCGAACCCGTCGAGCTGTACCGGGCTATCCGGCGCGAACACGGAGCGGTCGCGCCGATCGTCCTGCCCGGCGACATCCCCGCCTGGCTGGTCGTCGGCTACCGCGAACTGCACCAGCTCACCAGCGATCCGGCGCTCTTCAGCCGTGACTCGCAGCTGTGGAACCAGTGGCCCCGCATTCCCGCGGACTGGCCGCTGATGCCGATGATCAGCCGGGAGCAGCCGTCGATCCTCTACACCGTCGGCGAGCGGCACAGCCGCCGTTCGGCCGTGATCAGTGGCGCGCTGGAGGCCGAGGACCCCTTCGGGCTCAAGCAGCACACCGAGGTGTTCGCCGACGAGCTCATCGACGCCTTCTCCACGACGGGCACCACCGAGCTCATCGCCTCGTACGCGATGAAGCTGCCCGTCCGCGTGCTGGCGAAGCTCTTCGGATTCGGCGACGAGAAGGGCCCCGCCCTCGTCACCGCCATGAACGACATGATCAACGGCGGCCCGGACGCCCTCACGGGCCAGCGCCACATCGCGACCTCCGTGTTCCAGCTGGTGGCCGAGCGGCGCGCCGAACCCGGCGACGACGTGGCCAGCCGCATGCTCGCCGACACCTCCGGTTTCACGGACGAGGAGGTCGCCCGCGACCTCATGGTCATGATGGCCGCCGGGCACCAGCCGACGGCCGACTGGATCGGCAACTCGCTGCGCCTCATGCTCACCGACGACCGGTTCGCCGCCTCGCTCTCGGGCGGCCGGCACAGCGTCGCCGAGGCCATGAACGAGGTGCTGTGGGAGGACACCCCCTCCCAGAACATCGCCGGCCGCTGGGCCACCCGCGACACCCACCTCGGCGGCCGCCTGATCAAGGCCGGTGACCTGCTCGTCCTCAGCCTGGCCGGGGCCAACTCCGACCCTCAGGTACGGACGGACGGAACGGTCCTCACCGGCGGCAACAACGCCTTCTTCTCGTTCGGTCACGGAGAGCACCGCTGCCCCTTCCCGGCGCAGGAGATCGCCGAGACCGTCGCCCGTACGGCGATCGAGGTCATCCTCGACCGGCTGCCGGACGTCGACCTCGCCGTCCCCGCCGAGCAGCTGGCCCGGCGTCCGTCCCCCTGGCTCCGCGGCCTGCGGGAACTGCCGGTCCGATTCACTCCCACCCCCGCCCTTGGAGGCCAGCGATGA
- a CDS encoding GTP-binding protein → MDSAISDRAALRATADNGLKIVVVGGFGVGKTTMVRSVSEIRPLNTEETMTRAGEAVDDLDGVQSKTSTTVAFDFGRISLDARSVLYLFGAPGQERFWFLWDRLFSGTLGAVVLVDTRRLADSWYAIDRLEHHGTPFIVACNDFGGPLHTEQQIREALDLSPDVPLVECDARDRSSSKYVLITLVEHLHALSVARAQAGHESTAAVDGDPPLAALTPEHNP, encoded by the coding sequence TTGGACTCCGCAATCTCTGACCGTGCCGCCCTGCGGGCGACGGCCGACAACGGACTGAAGATCGTCGTGGTCGGCGGCTTCGGGGTCGGCAAGACCACCATGGTGCGTTCCGTGAGCGAGATCCGTCCGCTCAACACGGAGGAGACCATGACCCGCGCGGGCGAGGCCGTGGACGACCTCGACGGTGTGCAGTCCAAGACGTCCACCACGGTCGCCTTCGACTTCGGGCGCATCTCACTCGACGCGCGCTCGGTCCTCTACCTCTTCGGCGCGCCCGGCCAGGAACGCTTCTGGTTCCTGTGGGACCGCCTCTTCTCCGGGACCCTGGGCGCCGTCGTCCTCGTCGACACCCGGCGTCTCGCCGACTCCTGGTACGCGATCGACCGGCTGGAGCACCACGGCACGCCGTTCATCGTCGCGTGCAACGACTTCGGAGGTCCCCTCCACACCGAGCAGCAGATCCGCGAGGCGCTGGACCTCTCCCCCGACGTCCCGCTCGTCGAGTGCGACGCCCGGGACCGCTCCTCCAGCAAGTACGTCCTGATCACGCTCGTCGAACACCTCCACGCGCTCTCCGTCGCCCGCGCCCAGGCAGGCCACGAGTCCACCGCGGCCGTGGACGGTGACCCGCCCCTGGCCGCCCTGACCCCGGAGCACAACCCGTGA
- a CDS encoding DUF742 domain-containing protein yields MTAAPRPRPGRDDDPDRLYTLTGGRSGSGSDAFDLVTLVVAECDPVPGMQSEHAAILRMCERPTAVVEISATLNLPVGIVRIMLCDLLDTGRISARHPRNTRVADRLPDTDTLEQVLVGLRNL; encoded by the coding sequence ATGACGGCGGCGCCGCGACCCCGCCCCGGGCGCGACGACGACCCGGACCGGCTGTACACCCTCACCGGTGGCCGCAGCGGGTCCGGCTCGGACGCGTTCGACCTGGTGACCCTCGTCGTCGCCGAGTGCGACCCGGTGCCCGGGATGCAGTCGGAACACGCCGCGATCCTGCGGATGTGCGAACGCCCCACCGCCGTCGTCGAGATCTCGGCCACCCTGAACCTGCCCGTCGGCATCGTCCGCATCATGCTCTGCGACCTGCTCGACACCGGCCGGATCAGCGCCCGACATCCCCGTAACACCCGTGTCGCGGACCGGCTCCCCGACACCGACACCCTGGAACAGGTGCTCGTTGGACTCCGCAATCTCTGA
- a CDS encoding roadblock/LC7 domain-containing protein: MTATTDEKLNWLLEGLLERTPGTRHALVLSRDGLKLCRTPELSVDQADQLAAISAGIQSLSHGASVEFGDGSGGVRSAMAEFYGGVLFIVEAGAGAHLAVVAAEDSDVGLVGHNMSELVEQLGEHLVAPPRTPDGTDAVARATETANV; encoded by the coding sequence ATGACCGCGACCACCGACGAGAAGCTCAACTGGCTGCTGGAGGGCCTGCTGGAACGCACCCCCGGCACCCGTCACGCCCTGGTCCTGTCCCGGGACGGACTGAAGCTGTGCCGTACCCCCGAGCTCTCCGTCGACCAGGCCGACCAGCTCGCCGCGATCTCCGCCGGTATCCAGAGCCTGTCGCACGGCGCGTCCGTGGAGTTCGGTGACGGCAGTGGCGGAGTGCGGTCGGCGATGGCCGAGTTCTACGGCGGTGTGCTGTTCATCGTCGAGGCGGGAGCGGGCGCCCATCTGGCGGTCGTCGCCGCGGAGGACTCCGACGTCGGCCTCGTCGGCCACAACATGAGCGAGCTCGTCGAGCAGCTCGGCGAGCACCTGGTGGCCCCGCCGCGTACGCCGGACGGGACCGACGCGGTGGCCCGGGCCACGGAAACCGCGAACGTATGA
- a CDS encoding sensor histidine kinase — protein MRSSFRPTALALLVSAAVTGPLCLWATAAAPSSVRTPLAWGAGATAVLLCAAVAVTVHTLGTTRALRALRAADAERSSAEIARLVSTSAAEAQRFTAETARIRAVVGAETSRTTAESSEQLARVKAEAKEQTVRLTAENARLTERVRRSESERSAAVSACANAAGRMQALATGMLADLREMEHRHTAEEVLGDLLYLDHRTAQAGRLADSVAVLTGARSGRRWAKPIVMESILRGAMGRIAGYQRIRLHSTSEVAIAGHAAEGVMHALAELLDNAANFSPPSAEVHVYVEEVPAGVVVTVEDSGLVMSDVQLRRAERAVSALDAQDLIGLSGTRLGLAVVGRLARKHGLTVSFRPSARGGTGALMMLPQELISRTPSAPLPAAAGRPEPEPVHATAQGQEAGSQGAVKAVPGAPEHDAPEPAPSRPATGDAPASKNASESTGSVPQFGESGLPKRRRGRTLAAAEARHGDAHTGGADSPRPRTTDPKVQAARFSTFSQAVRANSSHPEGNTR, from the coding sequence TTGCGCTCATCATTCCGGCCGACCGCACTCGCCCTGCTGGTCTCGGCAGCCGTCACCGGGCCCTTGTGCCTGTGGGCCACCGCCGCCGCGCCATCCTCGGTCCGGACCCCACTGGCCTGGGGAGCGGGCGCCACCGCCGTACTGCTGTGTGCCGCCGTGGCCGTCACCGTCCACACACTCGGCACCACACGCGCCCTGCGTGCGCTACGGGCCGCCGACGCCGAACGCTCCTCCGCCGAGATCGCGCGCCTCGTCTCCACCTCCGCCGCCGAGGCCCAGCGCTTCACGGCGGAGACCGCCCGCATCCGGGCGGTCGTCGGCGCCGAGACCTCCCGGACCACCGCCGAGTCCTCCGAGCAACTCGCCCGGGTGAAGGCCGAGGCGAAGGAGCAGACCGTCCGGCTGACCGCCGAGAACGCGCGCCTCACCGAACGTGTCCGGCGCAGTGAGAGCGAGCGCTCCGCCGCCGTCTCCGCCTGTGCCAACGCCGCGGGCCGCATGCAGGCGCTGGCCACCGGCATGCTGGCCGACCTGCGGGAGATGGAACACCGGCACACCGCCGAGGAGGTGCTCGGCGACCTTCTGTATCTGGACCACCGGACCGCGCAGGCGGGCCGGCTCGCCGACTCCGTCGCCGTGCTGACCGGAGCGCGTTCCGGGCGCCGTTGGGCGAAGCCGATCGTGATGGAGTCGATCCTCCGGGGCGCGATGGGCCGCATCGCCGGCTACCAGCGCATCCGGCTGCACTCCACCAGCGAGGTGGCGATCGCGGGGCACGCCGCCGAGGGGGTCATGCACGCCCTGGCGGAACTCCTCGACAACGCCGCCAACTTCTCGCCGCCCAGCGCCGAGGTGCACGTGTACGTCGAAGAGGTCCCGGCCGGCGTCGTCGTCACGGTAGAGGACAGCGGGCTGGTGATGAGCGACGTGCAACTGCGCCGCGCCGAACGGGCCGTGTCGGCCCTCGACGCCCAGGACCTCATCGGCCTCTCCGGTACGCGGCTCGGCCTGGCCGTGGTCGGCCGGCTGGCCCGCAAGCACGGTCTGACCGTCTCCTTCCGGCCGTCGGCGCGCGGGGGCACCGGCGCGCTGATGATGCTGCCGCAGGAACTCATCTCCCGGACGCCCTCCGCACCCCTCCCGGCCGCCGCCGGCCGCCCCGAGCCCGAGCCGGTCCATGCCACGGCCCAAGGCCAGGAGGCCGGATCCCAGGGAGCCGTGAAGGCCGTGCCCGGCGCGCCGGAACACGACGCCCCGGAACCGGCCCCCTCGCGCCCCGCGACCGGCGACGCCCCCGCGTCGAAGAACGCCTCCGAGTCCACCGGCTCCGTACCCCAGTTCGGTGAGAGCGGCCTGCCCAAGCGCCGCCGCGGCCGCACCCTCGCCGCCGCCGAAGCCCGTCACGGCGACGCCCACACCGGCGGAGCCGATTCCCCCCGGCCCCGTACCACCGACCCGAAGGTGCAGGCGGCACGCTTCAGCACCTTCAGTCAGGCGGTCCGGGCCAACTCCTCGCACCCGGAAGGCAACACCCGATGA